The window TTTTTCCCACGTTATGAATTTGAAATGATTGCTCGCATGGAACTAGCCCCTATTTGTCtttaaacttctaaaacaagcaATACCTACACAAGCGCAGGCATATATATACTCCTGCATTTCTTTCCTCAAGAAATGAAGTGAATGAGACTTAACCATTAGTGATGGAAAACACCAACGTAGTTCTATGGCTTTGCTTCATTCTTATGGCTATTGCTATGCCAATAGCTCAAGGAGTTGTCTTAGGACCCAAAGCTGTTGATCAATGGTTCCAGAAGCTTCCTAATGCAAAGCAAAAGGTGACCAAATTTCATTTCTATTTCCACGACATTGTTAGTGGGAAGAATCCAACTGCAATTTCAATAGTCCAGCCCAACATGACGACTAATAAATCCCCAACTTTCTTTGGTTCTGTTGCAATGATCGACGACCCACTAAcagttgggccaaagcccaattcGACGATAGTGGGTCGAGCCCAAGGAATTTATGGTTCAGCTGATCAAAATGAGTTTGGTCTAATCATGGCACTTAACTTTGTGTTCACCACCGGCAAATATAATGGGAGCACACTGAGTGTTCTTGGTAGGAACCAACCATTTCATAAGTACCGTGAAATGCCGATTATTGGTGGTTCGGGGATTTTCCGATTGGCTCAGGGGATCGCCAC is drawn from Lycium barbarum isolate Lr01 chromosome 8, ASM1917538v2, whole genome shotgun sequence and contains these coding sequences:
- the LOC132605257 gene encoding dirigent protein 22-like; amino-acid sequence: MENTNVVLWLCFILMAIAMPIAQGVVLGPKAVDQWFQKLPNAKQKVTKFHFYFHDIVSGKNPTAISIVQPNMTTNKSPTFFGSVAMIDDPLTVGPKPNSTIVGRAQGIYGSADQNEFGLIMALNFVFTTGKYNGSTLSVLGRNQPFHKYREMPIIGGSGIFRLAQGIATAKTYRMNMNTGDAIVEYNVIVLHY